A single region of the Cucumis melo cultivar AY chromosome 3, USDA_Cmelo_AY_1.0, whole genome shotgun sequence genome encodes:
- the LOC127148677 gene encoding uncharacterized protein LOC127148677: MNTDSSSVNRHCSNDVLTQALGTKEHNGRVRGVGGYVTPTTPIVLEGIEEKGKRIEVESLDKPKQKEKKGKEVMKMNEPELDVLKERDLIKMPTEKEVVCESTSTLPLALKSILRYAEKVMEKDSSITFSLPADLFGISRKTSVLREDIVDLCNMNEVKTFTLVAYMMYLYSSVSGSKENMQYVFVDPSLMSSGNT, from the exons atgaatacagattcatcgtCTGTGAATAGACACTGTTCGAATGATGTATTAACCCAAGCATTGGGTACAAAAGAGCACAATGGTCGTGTGCGTGGGGTTGGTGGATACGTTACTCCAACAAC gccaatagtgttagaggggattgaagagaagggtaagagaatagaagtggaatcgttggacaaaccaaaacagaaggaaaagaaagggaaggaggtgatgaagatgaatgaaccagagttggacgtcttgaag GAGAGGGACTTAATAAAAATGCCTACAGAAAAAGAAGTTGTATGTGAATCGACATCAACTTTGCCATTAGCGTTGAAGTCGATTCTCAGATATGCTGAGAAGGTAATGGAGAAAGATTCCAGCATCACTTTTTCACTACCCGCTGACCTTTTTGGCATTAGTCGAAAGACTTCTGTGCTTCGAGAGGATATCGTTGATCTTTGTAACATGAACGAAGTGAAAACGTTTACATTGGTGGcctatatgat gtacttgtattcatctGTTAGTGGTTCGAAAGAAAATATGCAATATGTCTTTGTAGATCCGTCCCTAATGTCTTCTGGAAACACATAA